Proteins encoded by one window of Taeniopygia guttata chromosome 1A, bTaeGut7.mat, whole genome shotgun sequence:
- the CENPM gene encoding centromere protein M isoform X2 — protein MAVLRPFDKLPTLNSGILLLVGPDEALQQRLSETILQEKRDFNINVHLATSLPLPPERDHLRPRIDLIVFMIDIKSKYSLKKVECSLAHVDASFFLGKVCFLVTGALRNWRGQTALLSVGI, from the exons ATGGCGGTGCTGCGGCCCTTCGACAAACTCCCGACGCTCAACTCCGGCATCCTCCTG CTGGTGGGCCCGGAcgaggcgctgcagcagcggcTGTCGGAGACCATCCTGCAGGAGAAGAGGGACTTCAACATCAACGT TCACCTTGCTACATCCCTCCCCTTACCTCCAGAGAGGGATCATCTTCGACCCAGGATAGATCTGATTGTGTTTATGATTGACATCAAGAGCAAGTACAG CTTGAAGAAAGTCGAATGTTCCCTAGCTCATGTGGATGCCAGCTTCTTCCTGGGGAAGGTGTGCTTTCTTGTCACTGGGG CTCTGAGGAACTGGAGGGGCCAGACTGCACTGCTCAGTGTTGGAATATAG
- the CENPM gene encoding centromere protein M isoform X1 — protein MAVLRPFDKLPTLNSGILLLVGPDEALQQRLSETILQEKRDFNINVHLATSLPLPPERDHLRPRIDLIVFMIDIKSKYSLKKVECSLAHVDASFFLGKVCFLVTGVGRVNACSVEMNAVCKLGEAYCSPVLFCELELEDTRVATAQRLVRMLRICAGHIPGVSALSFVSLMRKSDDD, from the exons ATGGCGGTGCTGCGGCCCTTCGACAAACTCCCGACGCTCAACTCCGGCATCCTCCTG CTGGTGGGCCCGGAcgaggcgctgcagcagcggcTGTCGGAGACCATCCTGCAGGAGAAGAGGGACTTCAACATCAACGT TCACCTTGCTACATCCCTCCCCTTACCTCCAGAGAGGGATCATCTTCGACCCAGGATAGATCTGATTGTGTTTATGATTGACATCAAGAGCAAGTACAG CTTGAAGAAAGTCGAATGTTCCCTAGCTCATGTGGATGCCAGCTTCTTCCTGGGGAAGGTGTGCTTTCTTGTCACTGGGG ttggcAGGGTGAATGCTTGCAGCGTTGAGATGAATGCTGTCTGTAAATTAGGAGAAGCCTACTGCAGTCCTGTGCTATTCTGTGAGCTGGAG CTGGAAGATACTCGAGTTGCTACTGCTCAACGACTTGTTCGAATGTTAAGAATCTGTGCTGGTCACATACCGGGAGTTTCTGCCTTGTCCTTTGTCTCGCTGATGAGGAAGTCTGATGATGATTAG
- the TNFRSF13C gene encoding tumor necrosis factor receptor superfamily member 13C, which yields MQELGSHSRSAMSSSGKAAIAPSCLSFECFDTLTKSCIKCSDLFQDNTTEPTLAPTTTSTFLIFGLPVVVGFILVLAAICVFLACKEGKQRRRRRAADEEDKENTDITSPLPSQDSAMPEGDGALNPAPCLHLAGSLKMSGPPRKARAKQRPCCQGDADGDIVLVSAACPRTEECNHSFPLPATELGATVLVTTKTTQNCAREERV from the exons ATGCAAGAGCTGGGCTCTCACTCCCGCTCTGCCATGTCCTCATCAGGAAAAGCTGCCATTGccccctcctgcctctcctttgAGTGCTTCGATACCCTGACCAAGTCGTGCATCAAGTGCTCCGACCTGTTCCAGGACAACACAA CAGAGCCTACCCTGGCACCCACCACGACCAGCACCTTCCTGATTTTCGGGCTCCCAGTAGTGGTGGGGTTCATCCTGGTTCTGGCTGCCATCTGTGTCTTCCTGGCCTGCAAGGAGGGgaaacagaggagaaggaggagggcaGCAGATGAAGAGGACAAAG AAAACACAGACATCaccagccccctgcccagccaggacTCTGCCATGCCAGAGGGAGATGGTGCCCTGAACCCAGCCCCATGCCTGCATCTTGCTGGGAGCTTGAAGATGTCGGGGCCACCCAGGAAAGCCAGGGCAAAGCAGAGGCCGTGCTGCCAAGGCGATGCTGATGGCGACATTGTTCTGGTCTCTGCTGCGTGCCCCCGGACTGAGGAATGCAACCACAGCTTCCCACTGCCTGCCACTGAGCTGGGGGCCACAGTGCTGGTCACCACCAAAACCACCCAGAACTGTGCCAGAGAGGAGAGAGTCTGA